The nucleotide window TAACTACTGggttttgaaagttttgatttttttgaaggaGATAGTGGGTTGTTCCAGTGTGATCAGCTTGTTGTTTCGATTGTTTTTTCTCCCATGTTTGAATGAAGACTGTTGATTTAGACCTTGGGTTGGATTCATGGTTTAATTTGTAGCATGCGTTGATAACTATATAAACTAATTGGTTAGAAAAGGTATTTTATCTTAATACGCCAGTTTATCATCTTAATCCTAAATACATTGGCTTTTGGAAATTTTCATATTTACTGGAAGTGTTTGAAATTAGGTTTTTCTAAGTTGATACTTGTTTTCAGGCCTGAAGGTTCTGGCTTTTCtaagaaaggagaaagaagtCGTCAAATTAGGGTATCAGAGAACaaggaagaaagaaatggaATTTTGCCCAACATGTGGGATGCTATTGCGATATGAGACGCCAAATATGGGGCAAGCAGCTAGATTTTATTGCCCTACCTGTCCCTATTTCGCTTCGATTGAGAGCAGGgtaaattattaattagtatAGATTAATTTGGCCTCTTTATTTCCttggtttgtatttttgattgaatgatgTGACTGACTGCTCTATTGTGATTAGGTTAAGATAAAGAGAAAGCAAAAGCTTgctaagaaagaaattgaaccTATTTTCACCCTCGAGGACATGAAGACAGGCGGTGCTGAAACTGATGGtgcttttctttgtcttttttctttttgtgtttttggtattATCTGTTGTTGTGGAATGGaggaattttttataatattttgccATTTTGGAAACtttgatattgttttagttGTTGTTGATCTCCTTTTGTTTCTGCATTTTCTTAGAACAGTTTTGGggtttttgaattgaattagaATGAAGTAACTAGGTTGGCACCAAGTTCCCAGAATTAATAGCAAGGGTTGAGTTGAGTTTATAAGGTTAAGCAGTACCTGTTAACAATGCAATGAGAGAAATACTGTCTGTATTTTGCCAAGATCAGACTAAACCATGATGTTTGATTTCCACAGTTCCGAATGATTCCTAAAGTTTTAACTTGGTGTGGAGAGAATTAAACGAGGAATTCAGTTATTGGTGTAGAAAGAATTCAATTTTAGCAGTGCAGATGAAGGCTAACTCAGATTTTGTTTCTTGGTGTTCTTTCTCaatctttatatcttttttgtCTGATTTCCCTTCCTTCTTGATGGCAGCAACATGTCCCCATTGCAACTTCGGAAGGGCCTGTTTCCAGCAGATACAGATTAGATCAGCTGATGAGCCAGCAACAACATTTTACTTCTGCTTGAATGAGAAGTGTGGGAGGATGTGGCGTGAGGACTGAGGACAGCAGCCTGTCTTATAAACCTCACAAATTACACGCACATCTTCACATGTCTCGAGTTTCCATCCTCAGATGCTTCAAAGTTTTCCAGTTAGCACGTTTTTGTGTACAATGTTACAGATTTGAGACATCAGTTTAGACAGGAGAAGCTGCTAAAAATGTTCCAACTTCCAAGCAAACAGCTTAGCTTTTAGGTTCTTTTCTCTTGATTAATCCcggagttttttcttttcttcaggGTTCTCCTTGTTTCGGGCTTAtttaacatgaataaaaataattacttttcaacttaaacaaatcGCATTGATTAGCttttaatctttattaataaatgataaatttaagataaaaattaaaaaaaattatcacatcaatataattagaaaaaagagagagctgGGTAATGGGATTCACATCTTTGAATCCAGgaagttgaagaatgaaatataCTTGTTTGACAATCAAGTTCCATACTTTCATTAAAGGTTTTTCTTTCCCATCATTATCCCATGATCAAAGAATAAAGACGATAATTCTAtgaggaaaaggaaaaacagaagaagaagaccaTCCAGGTGAAACCTCGACAAGTTTAGCTATTTCTCGCAAAAATCCATGGGTTGGGGACTGCTTATCCCGTTAAAAAAAGGAGCCCAATTTCATTTCTGAGCTTGTGTCACTCTGATGCAGTCTAGCTCATGTTTATTCGGTAataggatatataatattttttatattaaaatttatttatttttaatattatcacaactattaaaaaacataatattttttccataaaaaataaaattgaagcaaCAAATAAGACGTT belongs to Populus nigra chromosome 18, ddPopNigr1.1, whole genome shotgun sequence and includes:
- the LOC133677815 gene encoding uncharacterized protein LOC133677815; amino-acid sequence: MEFCPTCGMLLRYETPNMGQAARFYCPTCPYFASIESRVKIKRKQKLAKKEIEPIFTLEDMKTGGAETDATCPHCNFGRACFQQIQIRSADEPATTFYFCLNEKCGRMWRED